The Pseudopipra pipra isolate bDixPip1 chromosome 10, bDixPip1.hap1, whole genome shotgun sequence genome includes the window CAGTCATCACACAGAATTCTGTTAAACACACAGTACCTCCAGCCACTCAGTTGCACCCACAGCTCCAAACTCTCCGGCACTCCAGCTAGCGAAGATAATGCTGCGCCTTGGTTTGTAGCCATctgcaaagagagagagactgagaTATCTGCCCTTCCCCCATGGAGATGCAGATTAGCACTGCAGGCCTGGGATGATGAATTGCCTGGTCCTGAGACAGCACTGAAGCATTCTGGCTGCTGCAGACAAATGTGCACACTAGTGGCTGTGTGGACACTGTACCCTGCCCCCCCCATTGCAtaactgcagaggaaaacaatgCTATCTGCATTTCCCCCCTGTTATTTAGCTGCCTGAGCCCAAAATTAACCCTGGAGACAAGTGCACTCACACTAAGTGCCACCATGCAGTCcccactgctccagctggtCAGCCACTCCAGGGttttcccaccttcaggcccGGCTGTCCAACAGACAGCTCAAGTTTAAGGTTTGCATTGTGTGTTATCCAAGGACATTCTTGCATTTTGACCATACCAGGTACAGGGAGGCAGTCCCTTGGAAGCAAGTGCTCACTGCAGACAAGTTGTCTGTATTGGACAAGTAAGTAACAGTTTCTTGGGAAGCTTTGTCAGATTCCCTATGCCTTCCAAAGCACTGTTTTGCAACTGGGCTCTCCAGTGTTAACACATGCAGAGCTAGACCTGCATCACCTCCCACCCTCATGCTTTTGTTCAAAAATATTTACCCTTTTTCACTATGTCCGAGATCACACGGGCAAGTTCCAACAAGATGGCAGTGCCAACGCCAGCCTTGGCTGCTCCTGGGCCCCAGGAATCTCTCTGGGCTCCGATCACAACATACCGATCTGTAAAGGAGACATCAAGATCTGAGCTCCAAGCTTCAGGTTGCAAACACCATTTATCAGAGGAGCAGCTTTCGGCTTCTGTACTAGGAAGAGAGTCTGCAGTCTGACCCCTGAATCTGGCACACCAAGTGCTTTCATTTAGCCTTTCCCTGGCAGCACGGTTCAGCTTTCTCTTTGATCCTCAGGGAAAGGTCTTGGTTCTGCTGAGGAAGTGGTTGTCTGACTGGGAGCAGCTGTCATGTTCTGATGatcacagaagagaaagagtTCCCCTCAAGACTCAGCCACAAGGCAGCTGTTGTTACCTGGTTCTTCAAATCCCTTGATAGCACCAAAGATGTTCAGAATCTTCCTGTCCACCATAACGTTGTTCACAGTCAGTTTCACTGTCATCTTGCTTGTGGGGCTCACCGTCACCTTACATCCCATGATCCCAGATTTCCACTCCAGAAGGCATGTGTGTCCATCCATTTTGctgagggaaaaagagagatcCTTTGAACTCACGGTCCAGCTCCGACCTCATTCAGTTATTGTGTGAAAAAAGGACACCTGCAATTGCAGGTGCAACCTGTTTCAAGGCCTGCCTAGGAAATAGTTTGAAGTCCTGCACCAGTAATTATGCAGGGAGGGGTAGGATGCAGAGGTCAATAGAATCCAACACTAGATTAAGTTCAGTCTACGACACGAGACACAGATAAAAGTGACATTTCTCCAGCCAGTTGCAGAACGCACTCCCTGCCACacacagcagagagcagcagagagctcCCTGGCTCACTGAACCTCAACACCATCCTCCCGCCTACAAGAGGGCCCCAGCAGCTCAGCCTGTAAGCCAGGAGAATCAGTTACCTGAACAGCTTGCCTGCTGCTTCGCTAGAGATAGTCTGAACAGGAATGCGAGGTAGTCCAGAAGATTCCACTGGTGGGAACTGGGTGTGGTTGAAAGAAGGGAAGCCTGGGGTGAAAGGGTCTCCAGTTCCAAGGTGGGCCTgtgaaaagcaagaaaagtcCTCAAGTCTCAGAGGAGCCCAACAGTTTTCATCTACACTGCTGCAGGCTGCAACCCTCAGCAAGAGAGGTTCACGGGAACAAAAGGGAGCCAGCTGCCTACTCACATGTGCAAAGGGGACAAGTTTCTCGGTGTACTTGTATTCAAAGGGGTCCAGGTACATCAGAGCACCAACTGCTCCTTCCTCTCTGGCATTTGCAACCTGAAGCAAAGAGAAACATTTACTGCATATTTGTGCTGCAAGCAAGGAGAGTTAAGGCAAGTACATGGAATAATGGTGGGAAGGGTTGTGCTCCTTGATCCCCAACTTCACAACAGATTTTAACAGCTACCTGACACTGACAGATACACAAGGCACCTGGGtcccagcagctcagtcctACTCCAGGCAGAGTGTGTCTAGCACCTTCTTGAACAGTTATGACACATCACAGTTAGTGTCTCACCCTGTGATTCCTTCAGCTCATGCTTGCTCCTCTGAACAGCTTAAAAGACAGAtgttatttaattttgattatACTCCACCTGTTTTCCCAAGATGAGGTTAGTCTCAAGAGAAGCAGCCACTGGAGGCTGCTCCATGGAAAATGGAGGCAGAATGGCCTAGCCAGGTCCCTGTTTAATACACCTACAACCCAGCTGCCTCTGATATGCCACCGGTACAAACACTCTTGCAAGGCTAGACAAGTTTGAAAAACAGGGGGGATTGGAGAACCAGTAACCACCCTCTGTGGAAGCACTTTTCAGCTCTGCCTGTGTCTGATGCATGCAGACAGGCCGAGTCCTGTGCCCCAGCCTCCCCAGGAGCACCCGTctgaggggcagctctgggTCAGACCTCAAACAGGTTTACATACAGAAGCACTTGGATCCTCCAGGCTGCTTGGATATTCGGTTCTGCTCCCTACAGAGGGAACACTACACCAACATGCAAGGCCACTGGCTGGGCATGCAGTGCCAGCACCATCACTTGGTCCAAGTGAACAGTCAGCAAGACACTGCAGCCAAGCTTTGAAAGTATCTgactgcagcagccagaggtgCTCTGGAGGCAAGGCCATCCTGCTTCTAGCAGCCCTATGGCTGCATCTAGTGATGCAGCTCTGCACCCTGTAGCTCCCAGGCtgcctccctctgcctcccagctccagcactccaGATGCCTGGCTGTTCCAGCAAGACTGCCAGAGGCCAAGAATGGCACCATGAACGGTAAcaagctctgctcagccctggcatCCAGACCTGCACGTGGAGGCTTAGAGCAGACAAGCAAGACTAGACCTGTAGGGACAAGAATTCATTAGGACAAACCTAATGAAGACACACCTTTATGTCTCAAAGAGGAGGAAGCATAGCTTCCTGCTGCCAAGTTTGGCCAGGCTTTGGGGCACAGACTGCTCACCTTCTCAGCAAGGGTTATTTTTCCAGCTCTGAAGATGACTATAGTTCCATTCATTGAAACACCCAGATTTCGTATCTTCTCAAAATCATCTTTCAGCCCATAGTTCACATGGACTGGTTTGCCCTGGAACAGAAACACAGGTTAAAAATGCAGCAGTAAGATACTTGCAACAGCCTACAGAGTCACTGTAACAGTGACTCCTGTTAACAGCAGGGAGCTGAAGCTCAGCCCGTCAACTGATCCCATGCAACATGCCTCTTGGAGCAGCACTTCTGCCAAGGTTCCTGTTTGGATCTCAGCAGGGAAGTTTAAAGTTACTTCTGCATCTTGCTCAAGTCATAAGACTCCTCACCCCACTCTCACCACCTCCAGCTTTCTAACTAGGGAGGGCTTATACACTCTGTATCATGAAGGGACATATTTTGGACATTGCCACGTGGTAAATGTGTAAAAACATTTCCAGGATCCTCCTGGAGTCACTTACAACAACTGTGCCAGTCTTGCTGTATGCCACATATGCATTGGGACTCTCCAGTACCTCTTCAACACCATTTTGCTCAGTAGACACTTGGTTGTTGCTGCTGTTAAACATAAAGAGACAGCGTTATACTCTTTCATACAAGAATTTAACTAATTCTCATATTCAGTCTGTACTCTTAACAGTTCTGAGCAAGTCAGCAGAGCCTGAAACAGGCACACTCATCCCAGTACTTCCATGCAAGAATCTCTGGGGTTGTTCAGAGACATTAATGAAGGCTGATTTCTCAGCAGATTCATTTCCCCCTGACACAAAGGGGCAAGTAAAACATGAGGGTACGAGCTGTCAGACAACACAACGCCTGTTGATAACCTCCTGAGCTACTAGAGGAGGCACTGCCAGGTGTGCAACACCTGTCTGGATGACAAGATGGAGTCGCCTGTGCTAACAGATTTAGAGACAGGGAATCTGCCCTTCAGCTGAGTTTTCAATcaagtttgttttctctcctaCTTTGAGGAAACAGCTGTCCCAGGAAAAATCTGCTGCTACCAGACCCTCTGAAAGCCTGAGAAGAGGCAAGAGCAGCTACTGCTTGGCTAGATGGAGGCCTTCTTTGGAGAGTGGTAACTGGCTCACAATTTTCACACCATTTTCAGCAGAAATCACATATTTGCTCAAGACTACAGATACCCATGCTGTAAGAAAGAGATGCCATCTCTTCATTAACATACCTGCCTTTATCCTGCAGCTTAATGTAGTGCTCATCATTCCACACCTCATCCAAGCGGAAGCTGGTGAACTGGTCATGAATGTAGCTGGCAGCGGTCTCATCTTCAACCTTGCCAGCTTCAAAAGATGTCTTACCTTCTCTTTGCCTGTAAGTAACAGATATATGCACAGCTTAAGCTACAGCACCAGGCTGCACTGCAGCCTGCAAAGCCATTTAAGCCCATGTTTAACACATGCCACCCTCCATCACCTGTAAGGCCCTTGTTCTCCAAAGGAGCTGAGTTCTGCTCACAGGCTGTGCCTCTCTCAAAGCTCTAGCTAAGCTTTCTGCAACTGTTACCTCAGGTTCGCCTCAAGTTGTGCAGTTGACAGTTTATCTGACAACATGGCTCTGAGGTCAGGCCAGTACAAGACACGTGGTCCAGGAACCTCTTCTTCCTCAGTTTCATCATCATCCGATAAGTAAGATGCAGTAGGAGTCATCTCACACTTGCCACTTCCATCCAGACACCTGCTAACGTTCTGCATTCGTCCACGGTAGCTCAAGTAGCCGATCAGAAACCCTATGGACAGAACAGGTATTTCTTTGTGCTGCAGAGAGATGACTGAACCAGTCCTACACCACACAGCATCAGGGTTAAGATGCATCTCTGCTCTCACATCATTTCTGACAAGCTGGCTTACCCAAGGACAGATAGAAATATGCAGCCTGACATTTTGCCTGAGCTGGCATGTTTTAAGGGGCACTGTAAATCCGATCTTGTGCTTGGCAGTACTTGGGAAGGAGAATGCTTATTTTAGGTCAGTGGCAGTGTTAAAACCTTAAGAGACGAGCACCAAAGGCTTTATTGATCTGCTGACCCACATCTCTACAGAAGTATTAAAAGTTAATGGAGGGAAAACCAGTAAGACTTCCACAAGGACCAGTTTGCCCTTCAGCTAAGTTCCACTGCCAAACTTCACACTTCCTTGTGCCAATTCTGTAACAACTTCACATTTCTGTACCATAAGGCTGAGCCAGACATACTTAGTGACAAGAGGCTGCAG containing:
- the TFRC gene encoding transferrin receptor protein 1 — protein: MDHARAAISNLFGGEPMSYTRFSIARQTDGDNSHVEMKLSADDEEGGEIGRPEHLHATMPPPRRNGKNLCFLIMAAVLLLLIGFLIGYLSYRGRMQNVSRCLDGSGKCEMTPTASYLSDDDETEEEEVPGPRVLYWPDLRAMLSDKLSTAQLEANLRQREGKTSFEAGKVEDETAASYIHDQFTSFRLDEVWNDEHYIKLQDKGSSNNQVSTEQNGVEEVLESPNAYVAYSKTGTVVGKPVHVNYGLKDDFEKIRNLGVSMNGTIVIFRAGKITLAEKVANAREEGAVGALMYLDPFEYKYTEKLVPFAHAHLGTGDPFTPGFPSFNHTQFPPVESSGLPRIPVQTISSEAAGKLFSKMDGHTCLLEWKSGIMGCKVTVSPTSKMTVKLTVNNVMVDRKILNIFGAIKGFEEPDRYVVIGAQRDSWGPGAAKAGVGTAILLELARVISDIVKKDGYKPRRSIIFASWSAGEFGAVGATEWLEGYSTSLHAKAFTYINLDAAVLGSNHMKISASPLLYSLLERTMKGVKDPTKDSGSLYNRVGSAWMDKVVSLDLDNAAFPFLAYSGIPVVSFGFCNKDEEYAFLGTTGDTMMNLKKIDKLYALMRAAAEVAGQVALRLTHDHELFLDFDRYSEELLSFQERFLSFDEEVKALGLTLNWLFFARGDFQRAADALRRDIANSDKENRIVRRALNDRMMKVEYDFLSPFLSPKDVPFRHIFFGKGSHTLPSLLENLKQLRDNKDSVDVNTLKEQLALVTWTIKGAANALVGDIWNTDNEF